Proteins encoded within one genomic window of Nitrospira sp.:
- a CDS encoding Crp/Fnr family transcriptional regulator, producing the protein MIHTAMNMVDHSHCLALSGCFRGKLCEQLMNRPGQRVPKGSRIYGLGDAAQSVFFLRQGFVKLTSLTEDGRELILRLHQAGEVFGDLCHCTGERREQAVAMEESEIVELSFDEFIAHLQNNRPAFLLFLSNVAQQLSAAYDQIQTLSFNSAMERLVRTLSRLADEFGEPDGEWIRLTHYFRQDDLAQMIGARREVVSTLLNQLREQGLITYARKDGLLLRRAGLDQFLGSAEKSSATLHRSNL; encoded by the coding sequence ATGATCCATACGGCGATGAACATGGTCGACCATAGCCACTGCCTCGCGCTCTCCGGTTGTTTTCGCGGCAAACTTTGCGAGCAACTGATGAATCGGCCCGGCCAGCGGGTGCCGAAGGGCAGTCGGATCTACGGCCTCGGCGATGCGGCGCAGAGTGTCTTCTTTCTCCGCCAGGGGTTCGTCAAACTCACATCCCTCACCGAGGATGGGCGTGAATTGATTTTGCGTCTGCACCAGGCCGGAGAGGTGTTCGGCGATCTCTGCCATTGCACCGGTGAACGCCGGGAGCAGGCCGTGGCGATGGAAGAGAGCGAGATCGTGGAGCTGAGTTTCGATGAGTTTATCGCCCATTTGCAGAACAATCGTCCGGCATTTCTCCTCTTTCTCTCCAATGTGGCGCAGCAGTTGTCCGCGGCCTACGATCAGATCCAGACCCTCTCCTTCAATAGCGCGATGGAACGGCTGGTGCGGACGTTGAGTCGGCTGGCCGATGAATTCGGCGAACCAGACGGCGAATGGATTCGTCTGACCCATTATTTTCGCCAGGATGATCTGGCGCAGATGATCGGCGCCCGCCGCGAGGTGGTGTCGACCCTCCTGAACCAGTTGCGCGAGCAAGGGCTCATCACCTATGCGCGGAAAGACGGGCTATTGCTTCGTCGCGCAGGCCTCGATCAGTTTCTGGGCTCTGCCGAAAAGTCCTCGGCCACGCTCCATCGATCCAATCTCTGA
- a CDS encoding c-type cytochrome gives MMKHLIEEAQTGSTTMRPSSRISSHPLQTRGAAVTAGLWLASVILAGSCLWAGAPAQPQTVDRPTAAEQGRIIFNGTGLCSTCHGIDGRKHQLPPQLSPHTRENIERLSPTPPDLRQPKALTLTTDTQRFEIIRHGHLRTAMYPLSPETLSDEDILALLSYLASLRGTAPPSITPPETDASLRGDAKRGRQLYHELGGCAICHGIDGQLTRRPPISKDLAHRLDTLPAPPANLRDPASLTSQNDEDRFLSIKRGHPGTAMYPKALLRDEDIRDLVAYLATLRASSR, from the coding sequence ATGATGAAACATCTGATCGAAGAGGCCCAGACCGGAAGCACAACCATGCGGCCTTCCTCCCGCATATCCTCGCATCCCCTACAGACCCGTGGCGCGGCCGTTACCGCTGGTCTGTGGCTCGCGTCCGTCATTCTTGCCGGATCATGCCTCTGGGCAGGCGCTCCAGCCCAGCCTCAAACGGTCGACCGGCCGACAGCTGCGGAACAGGGCCGGATCATCTTTAACGGCACGGGCCTTTGTTCAACCTGTCATGGGATCGACGGCCGGAAACACCAGTTGCCCCCTCAGCTCAGCCCGCACACCCGGGAGAATATTGAGCGGCTCAGTCCGACCCCTCCGGACCTGAGACAGCCGAAGGCCCTGACATTAACCACCGACACACAACGATTCGAGATCATTCGACACGGGCATCTTCGCACAGCGATGTATCCACTCTCACCGGAGACCCTCTCGGATGAGGACATCCTGGCACTCCTTTCCTATCTCGCCTCGCTGCGCGGCACCGCGCCCCCATCGATCACACCACCTGAGACTGACGCCTCCCTGCGAGGTGATGCAAAACGAGGGCGGCAGCTGTACCATGAGCTCGGCGGATGCGCCATTTGCCACGGCATTGACGGGCAGCTCACTCGACGGCCACCGATCTCGAAGGATCTCGCCCATCGGCTGGATACGCTGCCTGCCCCGCCCGCCAATCTCCGGGATCCGGCCAGCCTCACATCACAGAACGATGAAGACCGGTTTCTCTCCATCAAGCGCGGGCACCCCGGGACAGCCATGTATCCCAAAGCGCTGCTGCGCGACGAGGACATTCGAGACCTTGTCGCCTACCTCGCCACGCTTCGAGCATCGAGCCGCTAG
- a CDS encoding DUF2127 domain-containing protein, which produces MPSLMQASSQGSLTPIATFKLLKGVLLLLAGAGFLRWVDPEIETALSPLLDTLHLSLHTRLLHAATLHVQALQPHSLLMMGLISLTYATLLFVEGFGLWIEASWAAYLTVFSMSVLLPSELHAVAHEVSVTGLVIVAANVAIVGYLLYRLGMQTLR; this is translated from the coding sequence ATGCCCTCATTAATGCAGGCATCGTCTCAGGGCAGCCTGACGCCGATCGCGACCTTCAAGTTGTTGAAGGGGGTGTTGCTCCTCCTCGCGGGAGCCGGGTTTTTGCGATGGGTGGATCCCGAGATCGAAACGGCCCTCTCTCCGTTGCTGGACACCCTGCACTTGAGTCTCCACACCCGTCTGCTGCATGCGGCCACGCTCCACGTGCAGGCGCTGCAACCCCACAGCCTTCTGATGATGGGACTGATCAGTCTGACCTATGCGACCTTACTATTCGTCGAAGGGTTCGGCCTGTGGATCGAGGCGTCGTGGGCTGCCTACCTGACCGTCTTTTCCATGAGTGTCCTGCTGCCAAGTGAACTGCACGCAGTGGCTCACGAGGTGTCTGTGACCGGACTGGTGATCGTGGCGGCAAATGTGGCGATCGTGGGATATCTCCTGTATCGGCTTGGAATGCAGACCTTGCGATAG
- a CDS encoding nuclear transport factor 2 family protein, giving the protein MNEQLAQRLAHDWITAWNRHDVHAILRHYAQDVEFTSPFVSTLSADASGTIRGHEALRTYFQKGLNAYPDLRFDLIRVLTGVGSLVLFYRSVQGLLAAEMMTVNGEGLIHTVRVHYVRE; this is encoded by the coding sequence ATGAACGAACAACTCGCCCAACGTCTGGCTCACGACTGGATCACCGCCTGGAACCGACATGACGTGCATGCCATTCTCCGTCATTATGCCCAGGACGTCGAGTTTACCAGCCCATTTGTATCGACGCTATCCGCCGATGCGTCCGGAACCATCCGGGGGCACGAAGCCTTGCGAACCTATTTTCAAAAAGGGCTCAATGCCTACCCGGACCTACGCTTCGATCTCATCCGCGTCCTGACAGGAGTGGGTAGCCTGGTCCTCTTCTATCGCAGCGTACAGGGGCTGCTGGCCGCTGAAATGATGACGGTGAACGGCGAAGGACTGATCCACACCGTACGCGTGCACTATGTGAGGGAATAG
- a CDS encoding GIY-YIG nuclease family protein: protein MNWIVYILECADGSLYTGITNNLERRMRTHASGKGAKYTKRRGPFTVRYTESLDSKGAALQREAAIKSLDRTAKMALLAARP from the coding sequence ATGAACTGGATCGTGTATATCTTGGAGTGTGCCGACGGCAGTCTCTACACCGGCATCACGAACAATTTGGAGCGGCGCATGCGGACGCATGCAAGCGGGAAGGGGGCAAAATACACGAAACGCCGGGGGCCGTTTACGGTGCGGTATACCGAATCGCTGGACAGCAAGGGAGCGGCTTTACAGCGTGAGGCCGCGATCAAATCCCTGGATCGAACGGCAAAGATGGCGTTGCTGGCCGCTCGTCCCTAA
- a CDS encoding AAA family ATPase: protein MATAPVIRRKTRTPQVKKKTPVRRAKAEQALEPSGAVIVLSGATPLRRQKAAEVLAEELQLHLASVDLAAVVSQHVRETEKNVNRVFDMANRHGSILFFDEADALFGNGRRVQGTQDRFANSDVSYLLQSIERHQGLVILATNGKSRIEEAFSEEKPVIVLGGAAKKNPSKAKAIPAAKPKKNSVRKK from the coding sequence ATGGCAACAGCACCAGTGATTCGGCGAAAGACGCGCACTCCCCAAGTGAAGAAGAAGACGCCGGTGCGTCGGGCGAAGGCCGAGCAAGCTCTCGAGCCGTCCGGCGCGGTGATCGTGCTGTCGGGAGCCACGCCGCTTCGTCGACAGAAAGCGGCGGAGGTCTTGGCCGAAGAACTGCAACTCCATCTGGCCAGCGTGGATCTTGCCGCGGTCGTCAGCCAGCATGTTCGTGAAACGGAAAAGAACGTAAATCGCGTGTTTGATATGGCCAACCGCCACGGGTCGATTCTCTTCTTCGACGAGGCGGACGCCTTGTTCGGCAACGGTCGTCGAGTTCAGGGTACGCAGGATCGATTTGCCAATAGTGACGTGTCGTATTTGTTGCAGAGCATCGAACGGCATCAAGGGCTCGTCATCCTCGCAACGAACGGCAAGAGCCGTATCGAGGAAGCGTTCTCGGAAGAGAAACCGGTGATCGTTCTGGGCGGAGCTGCGAAGAAAAACCCGTCGAAGGCGAAGGCCATACCAGCGGCGAAACCCAAGAAGAACAGCGTGCGCAAGAAATAG
- a CDS encoding tetratricopeptide repeat protein produces the protein MIGCWLLLILLLPSLPPAWASPPTQGTPTASPNQLSGHELLRIGEIHDQQEHFPETLTYYQLALAKFREKKQPQGIATALMKIARVLERQGKLQEAYASLQEAVPLFTQTSDRSAHAEALLATGRVAAQLGQRDASRDALTQAAALFTRVRNARGWNDTMVQLGLLQVVDGETTAGLSALQQAAEEARNRRHAEQQFTATVALGDAHWLLGHMSDARTHYLEALALAEAEHHLPFEGMLKLRLARLDEGTGTLNDRLALAKRALVIAQSIHDSAGEADAWSLLADLHRQLGQQNEAEQADAHALAIYRNRELFVHGVR, from the coding sequence ATGATCGGTTGCTGGTTGCTGCTCATCCTGCTTCTGCCATCCCTTCCCCCGGCATGGGCGTCACCCCCGACACAGGGCACGCCGACCGCCTCGCCCAACCAGCTTTCTGGCCATGAGTTGCTTCGCATCGGCGAGATTCACGACCAACAGGAACACTTTCCCGAGACCTTGACCTATTATCAGCTGGCGCTGGCGAAATTCCGGGAGAAAAAACAACCTCAGGGCATCGCCACGGCTTTGATGAAAATCGCACGGGTACTGGAGCGTCAGGGCAAACTCCAGGAGGCCTACGCTTCGTTGCAGGAGGCCGTGCCGTTGTTCACCCAAACCTCCGATCGATCGGCCCATGCCGAAGCGCTGCTGGCCACGGGACGTGTGGCGGCGCAACTGGGGCAACGCGACGCCTCGCGGGATGCCCTCACCCAGGCGGCGGCGCTGTTCACCCGCGTGAGAAACGCCCGGGGATGGAACGACACGATGGTGCAATTGGGATTGTTACAGGTCGTGGACGGCGAAACCACAGCTGGGCTCTCGGCACTGCAACAGGCAGCGGAGGAGGCCCGCAACCGGCGGCATGCCGAGCAGCAATTCACGGCCACAGTCGCCCTCGGCGATGCCCATTGGCTCCTGGGCCACATGAGCGACGCGCGGACGCATTACCTCGAGGCCCTGGCCTTGGCCGAGGCAGAACATCACCTGCCGTTCGAAGGCATGCTCAAACTCCGGCTGGCCAGGCTCGACGAAGGCACGGGCACCCTCAACGATCGCCTCGCGCTGGCGAAACGTGCCTTGGTGATTGCGCAATCCATCCACGATTCCGCCGGCGAAGCCGACGCCTGGTCGCTCCTTGCCGATCTGCACCGGCAGTTGGGGCAGCAGAACGAGGCGGAGCAAGCCGATGCGCATGCACTCGCCATCTATCGAAACCGGGAGCTGTTCGTCCACGGGGTGCGGTAG
- a CDS encoding TCR/Tet family MFS transporter, with translation MAHVMIQAQPSPQPRQAAIAFILVTVVLDMLSFGIIIPVLPKLVEEFLGGDTPMAAEIYGLMGTAWALMQFVCSPIQGSLSDRFGRRPVVLLSNVGLGLDFILMALAPSVSWLFAGRVISGIASSSFSTAGAYIADVTPPDKRASAFGLMGASFGLGFVLGPAVGGILGAVDPRWPFWGAAATSLLNACYGFFVLPESLPVEKRAPFQWRRANPVGALILLRSHHELFGLATANFLMNLAHAVLPSVAVLYLGYRYGWGPSAVGFTLAGVGVCAMIVQGTLVRPITARLGERRTLLLGLLAGATGFSIYGLASTPLLYCFGIPVMAFWGLAAPSAQVFMTRRVGPSEQGQLQGAIASLTGIAGLLGPTLFTQTFAAFIGPQADWHLPGAPYLLSTLLLVVAAGTAWRATRPT, from the coding sequence ATGGCGCACGTCATGATCCAGGCTCAGCCCTCACCTCAGCCGCGACAGGCGGCGATTGCCTTCATTCTCGTCACGGTCGTCCTCGACATGTTGTCGTTCGGGATCATCATTCCCGTCCTGCCGAAGTTGGTGGAGGAGTTTTTAGGAGGCGACACGCCGATGGCGGCCGAAATTTACGGCCTCATGGGAACGGCGTGGGCGCTGATGCAGTTCGTCTGTTCGCCGATCCAAGGTTCGTTGTCCGATCGATTTGGTCGCCGCCCGGTCGTGCTGCTGTCGAATGTGGGATTGGGCCTCGATTTTATCCTTATGGCGTTGGCGCCCAGTGTGTCGTGGTTGTTTGCCGGGCGGGTGATCTCCGGTATCGCGTCGTCGAGTTTCAGTACAGCGGGTGCGTACATCGCCGATGTGACGCCTCCGGACAAACGGGCTTCGGCGTTCGGCTTGATGGGGGCCTCATTCGGACTCGGTTTTGTCTTGGGACCGGCCGTAGGCGGTATCTTGGGCGCTGTCGATCCACGTTGGCCGTTTTGGGGCGCGGCAGCGACCAGTCTGCTCAATGCTTGCTATGGGTTTTTCGTGTTGCCGGAATCGCTGCCGGTCGAGAAACGGGCTCCCTTTCAGTGGCGACGGGCCAATCCGGTCGGTGCCTTGATCCTCCTGCGTTCCCACCATGAACTCTTTGGGCTGGCCACGGCGAATTTTCTGATGAATCTGGCGCATGCCGTGCTGCCCAGCGTGGCCGTGCTGTATCTGGGCTACCGGTATGGGTGGGGGCCGTCGGCAGTCGGATTCACGCTGGCCGGAGTCGGTGTCTGCGCCATGATCGTCCAGGGGACGTTGGTGCGGCCCATCACAGCGCGTCTCGGAGAACGCCGAACGTTGCTCTTGGGACTGTTGGCCGGAGCGACCGGATTTTCGATTTACGGGCTTGCCTCCACGCCGCTCCTCTATTGCTTCGGTATCCCCGTGATGGCGTTCTGGGGGCTCGCGGCTCCCTCGGCGCAAGTGTTTATGACCCGCCGGGTGGGACCGTCCGAGCAGGGGCAGTTACAGGGCGCCATCGCCAGCCTCACCGGAATCGCCGGGTTGCTCGGGCCGACGTTGTTCACGCAGACGTTTGCGGCCTTCATCGGTCCGCAAGCCGACTGGCATCTGCCTGGTGCACCCTATTTGCTTTCGACGCTGTTGTTGGTGGTCGCGGCCGGCACCGCGTGGCGTGCGACCAGACCCACCTGA
- a CDS encoding AEC family transporter, which yields MPATLQAFIAIFVLGAVLRSFGLLGKPHAERLASLVFSISLPATIVVSLDHVAFTPSAWKLPVSACLITLAMLLCTWPLARLLHLPRAAQGGFLLGTGCINSVYFAYPVVLATFGESGLAHAILFDLGQTTLTLTVLYAIAVWHGAKSGTARSAFMRFISSPPLWALGVSLLCSLAEWHLPSWLREILTSVHLTTTPLASLVLGLSISLTALRRTWPLALLGVTMRMLGGSLLGVGATTVLHLTDTERAIVILIASMPSAVTAVIFAADTGLDENLVTSIVALSICCGVALLPWLPKLVSLLLT from the coding sequence ATGCCCGCCACGCTCCAAGCCTTCATCGCCATCTTTGTGCTCGGTGCGGTCCTCCGTTCCTTCGGGCTGCTGGGCAAACCCCATGCGGAACGGCTCGCCTCCCTGGTCTTTTCGATCAGCCTTCCGGCAACCATCGTCGTGTCCCTCGACCATGTTGCCTTCACGCCAAGCGCATGGAAACTGCCGGTCTCCGCCTGCCTGATCACACTTGCCATGCTGCTGTGCACATGGCCGTTGGCCCGCCTGCTCCACCTGCCTCGCGCAGCGCAAGGCGGATTCCTCCTGGGTACCGGTTGCATTAATTCAGTGTACTTTGCCTATCCGGTCGTGCTCGCCACGTTCGGTGAGAGCGGACTGGCGCACGCGATCCTGTTCGACCTTGGTCAAACCACTCTGACACTCACCGTCCTCTATGCCATCGCCGTCTGGCACGGGGCCAAGAGCGGGACCGCTCGATCGGCGTTCATGCGATTTATTTCCTCGCCACCCCTGTGGGCACTGGGTGTCAGTCTCCTCTGTTCGCTGGCGGAGTGGCATCTTCCGTCTTGGCTGCGCGAGATTCTGACATCTGTGCACTTGACCACGACGCCACTGGCGAGCCTGGTCCTGGGCCTGTCGATCAGCTTGACCGCTCTCCGCCGCACCTGGCCCCTGGCGCTGCTCGGCGTGACGATGCGGATGCTTGGCGGCTCGCTCTTAGGAGTGGGCGCGACCACGGTGTTACACCTCACGGACACGGAACGGGCGATCGTCATTCTGATCGCGTCGATGCCGTCGGCCGTCACCGCGGTGATCTTCGCCGCAGACACGGGGCTGGACGAAAATCTGGTCACCTCGATCGTCGCACTCTCCATTTGTTGCGGCGTCGCGCTGCTGCCCTGGCTGCCGAAGCTGGTGAGCCTGCTGCTGACCTGA
- a CDS encoding DNA adenine methylase, translated as MKYMGSKRWMLNNGLGTILAKNTRNAKRFVDLFAGSGAVSSHVAKTQRIPVCAFDIQEFSSVLTGAVIHRNRPVLGNLIWGPWQKRAESIFNGKSWKWPDKITWHTVRECRDWSDAQNDLPVTKAYGGHYFSPQQSIWIDAFRQTLPSTEPNRTVALAALIEASGWCVAAPGHTAQPFRPTRTAKKFLQEAWAKDIVERIRSCLWSLAIRHAKMPGQASVGDANEAATRLRVGDLVFIDPPYSGVQYSRFYHVLETIARGGCGEVSGVGRYPSIADRPTSKYSRVSESREALKSLLETVALSGAVAILTFPDHICSNGLSGEIIRVIAKERFKVNEKIVESKFSTLGGTDRFSKTGIKRAPRQNANELILLLKPK; from the coding sequence GCTCAATAATGGACTGGGCACCATCTTGGCTAAGAATACTAGAAATGCAAAGCGGTTCGTAGATCTCTTTGCAGGATCCGGGGCGGTCTCATCTCATGTAGCTAAGACGCAGAGAATCCCCGTTTGTGCCTTCGATATCCAGGAATTTAGCTCTGTGCTCACGGGCGCGGTCATTCATCGCAATAGACCGGTCCTAGGCAATTTGATATGGGGGCCCTGGCAGAAGCGTGCAGAAAGTATTTTCAACGGTAAATCCTGGAAATGGCCAGATAAAATAACCTGGCATACGGTGAGAGAATGCAGAGATTGGAGCGATGCTCAAAATGACCTACCAGTGACCAAAGCTTATGGTGGGCACTATTTCAGTCCCCAACAGTCCATTTGGATTGATGCCTTTAGGCAGACTCTGCCATCTACTGAACCAAATAGAACCGTTGCGCTTGCAGCCCTGATCGAGGCGAGTGGGTGGTGTGTCGCCGCACCAGGGCATACTGCGCAGCCTTTCAGGCCGACTAGAACTGCTAAAAAGTTTCTTCAAGAAGCTTGGGCTAAGGACATTGTTGAGCGGATCCGTAGTTGTTTATGGTCGCTCGCCATACGTCATGCAAAAATGCCGGGGCAAGCAAGTGTGGGGGATGCAAACGAAGCTGCAACTCGTCTGAGAGTGGGTGATTTAGTTTTTATTGATCCCCCCTATTCAGGAGTCCAGTATAGCCGTTTTTACCATGTGCTTGAGACAATAGCGCGAGGCGGTTGCGGAGAAGTGTCGGGGGTAGGACGCTATCCTTCTATTGCAGATCGTCCCACATCCAAATACAGTCGAGTAAGCGAATCACGGGAGGCTCTTAAAAGTCTATTGGAAACCGTGGCTTTGAGTGGCGCCGTTGCGATTCTTACTTTTCCGGATCACATTTGTTCGAATGGACTGTCTGGGGAGATTATTCGCGTCATCGCAAAGGAACGTTTCAAAGTAAATGAAAAAATAGTTGAAAGTAAATTCAGCACTCTTGGCGGCACCGATAGGTTCTCAAAAACAGGGATTAAACGAGCACCTCGCCAAAATGCAAATGAGCTTATTTTGCTTCTGAAACCCAAATAG